A single region of the Roseivivax sp. THAF197b genome encodes:
- a CDS encoding iron-sulfur cluster assembly scaffold protein, with the protein MTAEQDLIKLYSDRILALAADIPCTERLDAPDASVKKRSPLCGSTVTVDLKVADGRVAGYGQDVKACALGQAAASVVGGAILGCDAEQITTARDELKAMLKADGPAPAAPFDGLEVLRPAAAYKNRHASIMLALDAAVEAMETVRARETA; encoded by the coding sequence ATGACGGCCGAACAGGATCTCATCAAACTTTATTCCGACCGCATTCTGGCTCTCGCGGCGGACATCCCCTGTACCGAGCGCCTCGATGCGCCGGATGCAAGTGTGAAGAAACGCTCGCCGCTGTGCGGATCGACGGTGACCGTTGATCTCAAGGTCGCGGACGGGCGCGTGGCGGGCTACGGGCAGGACGTGAAGGCCTGCGCGCTCGGACAAGCGGCCGCCTCGGTGGTGGGGGGCGCGATCCTGGGGTGCGATGCCGAGCAGATCACCACCGCGCGTGACGAGCTGAAGGCGATGCTGAAGGCCGATGGCCCTGCCCCGGCAGCGCCTTTCGATGGACTTGAGGTGCTGCGCCCCGCGGCGGCCTACAAGAACAGGCATGCCTCGATCATGCTCGCGCTCGATGCAGCTGTCGAGGCGATGGAAACCGTGCGCGCACGCGAGACGGCTTAA
- the hisI gene encoding phosphoribosyl-AMP cyclohydrolase, with protein MSFDPQTLVYDDRGLLPAIAQDAETGEVLMLAWMNAEAVAKTLETGRVTYWSRSRKSFWVKGESSGHTQALVEMRVDCDRDCLLVKVRQSGPACHTNRRSCFYTGIIDGEERELMTPMIV; from the coding sequence ATGTCCTTCGATCCTCAGACCTTGGTCTATGACGACCGCGGCCTTTTACCCGCCATCGCGCAGGATGCAGAGACGGGCGAAGTGTTGATGCTGGCCTGGATGAACGCCGAGGCAGTCGCGAAAACACTTGAAACAGGGCGCGTAACCTATTGGTCCAGATCGAGAAAGTCGTTCTGGGTCAAGGGCGAGAGTTCAGGTCACACGCAGGCCCTGGTGGAAATGCGGGTCGATTGCGACCGCGATTGCCTTCTGGTGAAGGTGCGACAAAGCGGCCCGGCCTGTCACACCAATCGGCGCAGCTGCTTCTATACGGGCATCATCGACGGTGAAGAGCGCGAATTGATGACGCCGATGATTGTTTGA
- the gluQRS gene encoding tRNA glutamyl-Q(34) synthetase GluQRS encodes MRTRFAPSPTGPLHLGHAYSALIAFDMAQAAGGAFLIRIEDIDQNRARPEWEAQIYDDLRWLGLSWERPVMRQSDRLPAYRSALEMLWSQGLLYPCSCTRRDIQDAASAPQEGAQPPVGPDGIVYPGTCRPDTPPTGAMPDNAVLRLDMRRALAGLANDLSFEERGYGPRGEHGTIQIARDAMIRDVGDVVLARRDMGTSYHLSVVVDDAEQRISHVIRGEDLFDATPIHILLQRLLGLSSPAYHHHRLIRDAAGKRLAKRDDARAIRTYHEEGLTPADIRAEVGL; translated from the coding sequence ATGCGCACGCGCTTTGCGCCGTCGCCCACGGGGCCCCTGCATCTGGGGCATGCCTATTCCGCTTTGATCGCCTTCGACATGGCGCAGGCGGCGGGCGGCGCGTTCCTCATCCGGATCGAGGATATCGACCAGAACCGCGCGCGGCCCGAATGGGAGGCGCAGATTTACGACGATCTGCGCTGGCTGGGTCTGTCCTGGGAGCGCCCGGTCATGCGTCAGTCGGACCGCTTGCCTGCCTATCGCAGCGCACTGGAAATGCTGTGGTCGCAAGGACTTCTCTATCCTTGCTCATGTACCCGCCGGGACATTCAGGACGCGGCTTCCGCCCCACAGGAGGGCGCGCAGCCCCCGGTCGGACCGGACGGCATCGTCTATCCCGGCACCTGCCGCCCCGACACGCCGCCCACGGGGGCGATGCCGGATAACGCGGTCTTGCGGCTTGATATGCGACGTGCGCTGGCCGGACTGGCAAATGACCTGTCATTCGAAGAGCGGGGGTATGGCCCACGGGGAGAGCATGGCACGATCCAGATCGCACGGGATGCGATGATCCGCGATGTCGGCGACGTCGTCCTCGCGCGCCGCGACATGGGGACATCCTATCATCTGTCTGTCGTGGTGGACGATGCCGAGCAGCGCATCTCTCACGTCATCCGCGGCGAAGACCTCTTCGATGCCACGCCAATTCATATTCTTTTACAAAGGCTTCTCGGGCTTTCCTCACCTGCGTATCACCATCACCGGCTGATCCGCGACGCTGCGGGCAAGCGTCTTGCCAAAAGGGACGATGCCCGCGCGATCCGGACCTATCACGAAGAGGGCCTCACGCCCGCCGATATCCGCGCCGAGGTCGGCCTGTAA